The following DNA comes from Halobacillus litoralis.
GTACTCAAGCCATGAGGTGACAGCTACAGGTTATACAGCTGGAATTGAGTCGACAGGGAAAACACCGGAGCATCCGAATTATGGGATCACATTTTCTGGTGTGAATGTAAAAAGAGATTTATATTCTACGATCGCTGCGGATTTGGATCTTTTCCCTATTGGGACTGTGCTGTTCATCCCTGGTTATGGTTATGGAGTAGTAGCAGATATTGGAGGGGCGATTAAAGGGAACAAACTTGATTTATACTTTCCTACAGTGGAGGAAGTGTATGACCAATGGGGGAAAAAGACTATTGATGTGTACGTGATTGAAAAAGGCAGTGGAGAATTGACAGAGGAAGACCTGGAAAAACTGAATCAAAATGAAGCACTGCAAGTGTTCCGATCGCAAATGAAACAATAAAAAACTCTCTTTCATCAGAAAAGAGAGTTTTTTTACGATCTGGTTTATTGAACTCATCCTTAGAATTTAAGAAAATTGTCTTCAATAAATGAGGGAATGGAGTAAAAATGTCAGCAGGATGCCTGTAAGTCCCCCGAAAAACACTTCGATGGGTTGATGACCGAGGAGTTCTTTCAGCTCTTCTTTCTTTTGATACCCTTCTTTACTCTGCCAACTTCTGGCTTCACTTACAAACCGGTTGAAATCATTAAGAAGTATATTCAGCATAATGGCTTGTTCACCAGTTTGTCGTCTTACACCTGTACTATCGAACATTACGATGATTGTAAATACACATGCAACGGCGAAAATAGATGATCCGAAACCTTGTTCAATACCGACCCCTGTAGCTAAAGCGGTTACTGCAGCAGAGTGGCTGCTGGGCATCCCACCAGTACTGAAAGCAAGGCTAGCGTTGAACTGCTTTGAAGCAATGAATTGAATAGGTATCTTAACGATTTGAGCGAAGAAAATAGCCGCTATTGACGCCCATAAGGGGAAGTTTTGAAACAAATCCAGCAATATTCTGACATCCTTTCTGATCATTCGAGGATATATATATAATGATTTATGTATAGATAGCATTTTTTCACGAGTAATGCTATTATATCATAATTGATTTGTGAACGTCTTTTCAGGGATGCAAAGTGTTTCTTTTTTTGTATACTAGAGGAGGAGGTGTTAAATATGTTTATGATTAGTAATAATTGGAAAACAGAAGGAACGATTTTGATCGGTTTGTTTAGTAATTATGACAAGGACCAAATAACAAGAATCAAAGAGCAGTTTAATATTGATTTGGAATATTACATACGAGAAAGTGATGTATCTCCCAGTTATAAACATGTAGAAAAGATAACGATCCCTTACGAAAAAGGAATGAAACGTTTGTATGTACTTGGGTTAGGAACAAGTGCAGATATGAAAAGAGACCACTTCAGAAAAGCCGTCGGGCATGCTTTTCAAGTGATGCAAAAGGATGGGACAAAAACTCCTTCCCTTTGGTTGGAAAGCTTTATATCTAGAGAAGGGGAAGTGGACGACAGGGCAGCTATGATTGCAGAATCAATGATTATCTCTACCTACCAGCTACCTTCATTCAAAACGGATGAAGAAGAAGCAGTGACAATAGAGAAATTAACCGTTCTAACAGATTATGATGAAGCAGCGATTCTAAATGCTTTAGAAAAGGGGCATGCTTTCGCAGATGGTGTAAATACAGCGCGCTACCTTGTTCATTTGCCAGCGAATATTCTGACTTCTACAGAAATGGCGGAGTTTGCTACCACAATGGCGGAGGATTATGATTTTTCATTAGATATCCTTGAAAAAGAAGATATGGAAGAATTGGGCATGGGAGCGTTGTTGGCTGTCAACCAGGGGTCCGTGGAGCCACCGAAGATGATTGTGCTCAAGTACCAGGGTTTGGATGAATGGAAAGATGTCACCGCATTTGTAGGGAAAGGAATCACTTATGATACAGGTGGCTATTCCATAAAAACTAAAGCAGGAATGCCCGGAATGAAAGGGGACATGGGCGGAGCTGCCGCTGTCCTCGGGGCAATGGAAACAATCGGTCAGATGAAGCCGGCCAGGAATGTCATCGCTGTTATTCCTTCTACTGACAATATGATTTCAGGGGCAGCTTTTAAACCGGATGATGTCATAACTTCTATGAGCGGGAAAACCATTGAGGTATTGAACACGGATGCGGAGGGCCGCCTTGCCTTAGCTGATGGTGTGACATATGCTCAAAGTGAAGGGGCTGACCGGGTTATTGATGTGGCCACCCTTACAGGTGGAGTGGTAACTGCGCTAGGTTCATGGATGACTGGCGCAATGACTAATAATCGAGACTTCTATCAGGAAGTTGAACATACGGGTGAAACGTTTGGAGAACCGATATGGTTGTTGCCATATAATGAAGATTACCAAGCGCAAGTGAGAAAAAGTTCAATAGCGGACTTGAATAATTCCCCGACCAGGAAAGCACATGCCATTATGGGAGGGGCATTTGTAGGAGCTTTTGTGGAAAAGGTACCATGGGTCCACCTGGACATTGCCGGCACTTCCATCGCCGAGGCATCCTATGAATTAGGGCCTAAAGGTCCTACGGGGGTCATGGCCAAAACATTGGCAGGATATATTATCCAATAATCTTATAAGTCCTTCTAAGCGGTGCTGCTTAGGAGGCTTTTTTATTCGGGAATTTTCGGGATCGCAGGACATTCAATGAGCTTGCATATTTATTCTTTACCACTCACCTTAGACTGGAACCATTGCTCCTCATGTTGTATAGAATACAATAAGATCATTTAAGGGAGGCTGTACTTTGTCTCTTTTATCACGGTTGAAGCAAAGGATTCGGCTGTTTTCAGTCTTTAATTCTGTTAAGAGATTCCCCTTTTCAGAGGTGTTAACTGAAAGTATCGGTACCATTCTTATCATCCAGACCATCGATCATACTTTATATGGGAAAGTGGATATGGTGGGCAAGGATTATATATTAATGAACATAGGTGATCGGGTATTCTCTATTGATATAAAAGATATTACTAATGTTCTTACAAAATAAAAGCACCCAATTTAATTGGGTGCTTTCTTTATTATCGTCATTAGTCTTGAATGGCTGCTTCAAGAGCTACTTCAATCATTTCATTGAAAGTTGTCTGACGTTCTTCAGAAGTCGTTTCTTCTCCAGTCAGGATGTGGTCGCTGACGGTTAATACAGACAAAGCTTGGCGGTTGAACTTAGCAGCTAAAGTATAAAGTGCTGTAGTTTCCATTTCGACAGCTAAGACATTATATTTTGCTAAGAGGTTGAAAAGGTCCTTTGCTTGGTCACGATAGAAGCTATCACTCGTAAATACGTTACCGACACGGAGTTTCAAGCCTTTTTCAACACCTGCATCATATGCATTCTTCAACAAATGGAAATCTGCTGTAGGAGCGAAGTCGATGCCGTTGAATACCATGCGGTTCATTTGGGAGTCTGTAGTAGATGTAGATGCAAGGATTACATCGCGAACTTTCACATCACTTTGAAGAGCCCCGCAGGAGCCGACACGGATCAATTTCTGCACACCATAGCTTTCCATCAATTCATTGACGTAAATGGAGATGGATGGGACGCCCATCCCCGTCCCTTGAACGGAGATACGCTCTCCTTTATAAGTACCTGTGTAGCCATACATACCACGAACTTCATTGTAGCATGTAGCATCTTCCAGAAAATTTTCAGCAATATATTTTGCTCTTAGCGGGTCCCCGGGAAGAAGAATCTTATCTGCGATATCTCCGGGTTTTGCCCCGATATGTGTTGTCATAGGTATAACCTCCTCCAAAACTTTCGACTATTTAAAATTAC
Coding sequences within:
- a CDS encoding DUF2642 domain-containing protein, which produces MSLLSRLKQRIRLFSVFNSVKRFPFSEVLTESIGTILIIQTIDHTLYGKVDMVGKDYILMNIGDRVFSIDIKDITNVLTK
- a CDS encoding divergent PAP2 family protein: MDLFQNFPLWASIAAIFFAQIVKIPIQFIASKQFNASLAFSTGGMPSSHSAAVTALATGVGIEQGFGSSIFAVACVFTIIVMFDSTGVRRQTGEQAIMLNILLNDFNRFVSEARSWQSKEGYQKKEELKELLGHQPIEVFFGGLTGILLTFLLHSLIY
- the deoD gene encoding purine-nucleoside phosphorylase; amino-acid sequence: MTTHIGAKPGDIADKILLPGDPLRAKYIAENFLEDATCYNEVRGMYGYTGTYKGERISVQGTGMGVPSISIYVNELMESYGVQKLIRVGSCGALQSDVKVRDVILASTSTTDSQMNRMVFNGIDFAPTADFHLLKNAYDAGVEKGLKLRVGNVFTSDSFYRDQAKDLFNLLAKYNVLAVEMETTALYTLAAKFNRQALSVLTVSDHILTGEETTSEERQTTFNEMIEVALEAAIQD
- a CDS encoding 3D domain-containing protein is translated as MKKYSKHVFFTLLFLLAFYSTFSNVTNLSVTDFDEWLAAKFNSASLDGSALEDKNQELDEKSLNVKKAKQRYVSSSVIEAVQTLEDSIDLTQYSSHEVTATGYTAGIESTGKTPEHPNYGITFSGVNVKRDLYSTIAADLDLFPIGTVLFIPGYGYGVVADIGGAIKGNKLDLYFPTVEEVYDQWGKKTIDVYVIEKGSGELTEEDLEKLNQNEALQVFRSQMKQ
- a CDS encoding leucyl aminopeptidase produces the protein MFMISNNWKTEGTILIGLFSNYDKDQITRIKEQFNIDLEYYIRESDVSPSYKHVEKITIPYEKGMKRLYVLGLGTSADMKRDHFRKAVGHAFQVMQKDGTKTPSLWLESFISREGEVDDRAAMIAESMIISTYQLPSFKTDEEEAVTIEKLTVLTDYDEAAILNALEKGHAFADGVNTARYLVHLPANILTSTEMAEFATTMAEDYDFSLDILEKEDMEELGMGALLAVNQGSVEPPKMIVLKYQGLDEWKDVTAFVGKGITYDTGGYSIKTKAGMPGMKGDMGGAAAVLGAMETIGQMKPARNVIAVIPSTDNMISGAAFKPDDVITSMSGKTIEVLNTDAEGRLALADGVTYAQSEGADRVIDVATLTGGVVTALGSWMTGAMTNNRDFYQEVEHTGETFGEPIWLLPYNEDYQAQVRKSSIADLNNSPTRKAHAIMGGAFVGAFVEKVPWVHLDIAGTSIAEASYELGPKGPTGVMAKTLAGYIIQ